The following nucleotide sequence is from Solea senegalensis isolate Sse05_10M unplaced genomic scaffold, IFAPA_SoseM_1 scf7180000014711, whole genome shotgun sequence.
CTGTTGGGGGCCGCTCATTCTTGTCGCCGCCAGCCTGTGGTCAGACAGGGCGCATTCTTGTCGCCGCCAGCCTGTTGGTCAACAGGGCCACATTGGGGTTGTCGCTGCCAGCCTGTTGGTCGGACAGGGCCGCTCATTCGCCACCAGCCTGTTGGTCGACAGGGCCGTCACATTGGTCCCTGTTGGTCAGACAGGGCCGTCTCATTCTTGTCGCCACCAGCCTGTTGGTCAGACAGGGCCGTCACACTGATCGGGTTGTCACTGCCAGCCTGTTGGCAGGACAGGGCTGTCTTGTTGGTGGGGTTGTCACTGCCAGCCTGGTAGTCGGACAGGGCTGTCTCATTGCTGCCCACCTCTGCATCATCAAGGCGGGCCATGTGTGCAGTTATTGGGCGGCCAACCAACACTTCCACTTCATTTGTTTCCAGTAGCACttaaaaagatacaaatacAGTACACTCATCTACAATTCATAACCAGCTAAAAAAATCTTGTGTTAAAGTTTGATGGCAATTCACTACCTTGGGACTTTTGCACAAAAACCTGAAGTGAGAAACCTGCTCACCTTCTTTAGCAGAATCCATCAACATGGCCTCCATTGACTGGAAGAGTCCCAGGGCCTTCTTTATGTCAATATCATTAGTAAACTGCTctgtatttcaaatgtaaacaagttAGTATCAAAATGTGCTagtaaaaagcaaaaaaaaacaaaaaaaacccaaaaaaactcACCTTCCATTTTCATGTTTACGCCATTTCCATGTAATTCAGTTGTTCCACCAAGTGGTAAACAAGAGCCTGTGGACAGAAAAGGTGACACTAAATCACACATTTAGCTCAATTGAACccacaacatgcaaactcataACTTATTTTGCAGTGATTGGACAAGAGAATGCTAAAAACACCAAAGTCTAAAATAGCCAATGGCAAAACTCAAATTCTGGTGCTTGGCAGTAGATACACCAATTTTAATCACAATATGTATCATTTCCATACTTTAAACTGTAAtgatttatacacacacacacacacacacatttacacctgAGGAAATTGGTTTAGACATTTGCATTTGCTTACACCTTCTAAAATACAAGACCAATTTACTACAAATGGGAAAAACTAAACAGgagaaatatatataaaaaaaaaaaaccttcaaaaatcCAGATGCTCAGCACACAAACCAACAACGCCCCAACAGCAGCCATTGTTTCAGCCTTCAACAGAAAGACACCACCTGTGTTTCATGAGGGTTTTTAAAACATCTCATTGGTGACTAACACGGCTGTTGTCAATCAGCGCTGATTAGCCCGTACGAACCTGCCGACTTAACTACTTtcaagggatacttgagtaaaagtacaagtatctttaccagaaaatgactttggtagaggttaaagtcactttttataattaTGACAAttatgacatttgacatttactATAcgtaagtatcaaaagtaattctctgatataaaatgtacttaggTTTTAGAAGCAAACGTattaaaagtgaggagttaggattgagcctcGCCCtactcagtggtagggcgagttgtctttcaactctcTGCTagtctctatgtgtgtccttgagcaaaagttgctagaaatatactgtaaataagaaAGGGttagatgtgtgtgtacagatgtgTGAATTTTGAACTGTTTCATTACAACAATAGAATAAAACGACAGAATCGACTAATGTCAATaaactgtagaaacatgtttattataggtgaataaactgttgtttttgatgGCTTTCAAACTCAGGAAGcacagtgacatctagtggtgaaaaGGTGCTATTGTATTATCTCAttactcactttacaaacttccCTGAACTTTgattaaggacaaaaaaacatgcaacatcaCATTAGAAataatctttattattattaacataaaTATGCCAAACATAATTCTACATTAGGGAAAAACGGTTTAGGGGATTTTTCCTCAATGTTTTGCTTGACTAGTAGATTCCAAAGGTGTGCGGCTTCCCGTCTCTGTATCTGTCCAGGTAGCGCAGCGGCTGATTATGAGGGTATTTGACCTGCGGAGGGTGGTACACTGGAGGACGGATGAACTCGAACACAGGCTCCCTCATGTCTGCAAGGGACAGGAGACGAGACAAGACACACCTCATTATTACCAATGTGCTGTTAAATGGGATGTAATTTATGCTTTTAAGCGTGTCTCACTGAGGGTGTTGTGAAAGGTGTTGGTGACCGATTCGTCCCACTGGCACTGGAAGAAGGCCAGGCCTGCAGGTGTCAGGTTGTCCTGATGCTTCCTGTAGAAATCCATCGTCTTGAATGTTCGATCTGCCAGAGAATGGCTGACAAGGAGGTGAGAAGCAGAACACACTTAGTTTAAGTGTCAATTCAGGTCAGCTTTAATTGTGATTTTGTAATTCAGTCAGTAAGTCAAACAAAAACCagcaacaaacagaaaaacaggaaaatgaagaCGTACAGAATATCAGTATAAATGTAGATTAGGTCATTTTTCCATCCCTTTTACACTGTGTACATTAAAAAATGATACATTAAACCAAATTATATGAAACACTaggaaaacaatgtgtgtgGCGACTGCATTTCTCACCACGGTGAAGGCCTGACATCCTGCTGGAAGTTAATAAGCGCCTCCTGCTTGAAGAGGACGTAAACGTAGCGGTGGAATCCTGTTCCTTTGGCGGGAAATGGCGGCAGGTAGTGGCACAGCTCCTCTCCAGCCTGCACCGCTCCACCTGGTATGTTCCCTCTACACAGACACGAGTCATTCAAGGCACACGTCACAAAGTCATTACACACTTTATTTACACTaagtgtaaataatgaaatactCACACGAGCCAGTGGATGTATTCTGCCTCGTTGTCCACAAGATGCTCATCTGAAGGAGCATATAAAATAggttatttaaaagaataaattctaAAAAAGCTGATGATGTTATTGTCTGGAGCATAAGGCTGACCTGGACATGTGAGCATGAGGGTCCACAGGGAGCCTTCCTCTGCGTCAAAGGTGATCTGAGGAGCAGACGCTGCCTGGAGAATCACAACAACATGTGGACATAACGTTATACTGATGCAAGACGTAGAAGAGGGTAGTTATGGGTTCTAAGCAATCTGTGGCTCCTGATGTCTTAGGTTTATATTCACTGCTTCACCTAGAGCaacttttccaactggaaacatACGTTTGTAAACCGTTTACTCTCCAACTCctgaaaatcatcaattttatAGCACTGTGAACAGGAGTCGTTGAGcccctgctgcctccattagtacgttcaaatgtgtaattttgtgacttctgtgtttgaagtCGAATTTGCCTCAGCATCACAAACGTATCAAATGACGCAGCAATAGATCAGCAGCTCCCATGTTCGTGCaagctaaaatgactgattttttctatgggctttggtgtgggagggtgagtggtttacaaacaaaTTTTCAAGATATCGTAGATGAAGTCGCTTTTATGAGCCTAAAATAGATATTTCCTTGTGCTTTCAGACAGATacagttctggttctgttctgttctcGAGGAACCAAAGTGGGAGGACGTTACTCCAGCAAAAAGTAAACGCAACGCGGGCAAAATCTCCAATACTTCCTCTACTTTCCGCTTGCCTTCACAACCCAGAATATGACACACCCACTGGTGAGGTCATGGCTCGAGAGGAAGGAAAACTATTTCGTGACTTTTCAGGTTACAAACcaattttattttggtttgaacACACTGGCCAGTTCAAAAAACTGGAACCGGCACAGGGCCCTGCTGGTGTGAAAGGGCTATGTGCTAATTtgtcatacaaccacacttcaaaaacctgaCCTATCACTTTAAACTTCATCTGGTCTTAAAAAGCCAGATGAAAAGATGTTTAAACTTCCATTCCTATAGTGTACCTCTGTTGGCGTCAGCCGGTTTCCATGATGCACCTGACCACTGGTGTCCTGGCTATAAGAGATATGTAGCGACACCTGAGGTATAAAGTAGGCCATGGGGAAGAGATCTGTGAAGACTCCATAGTGCTCTGCCAGTCTCTTTATTTGATATGGACCACTTATCTTCATCCAGGTCTCCTGGACCCGATCCAGAGGGATCTTAACTGGGGAGGGTTTGGGTGAAATAGAAAAACTTgacctttttattgtttaacaatgaaaatgtgaactTGTAAGAATGTTTGTGAACTTACAAGTGCGCAAACGCTGAGCCCTCTCCAGCTCAGCATTCTTCTTGTTGTCTTTGATTACTTGCTTTCGCTCCCTCAATTCTTTGGTCCTGCTGGGTCGAATGTATGGAAAGCCAATATCCACTTTCTCCACGCCTGCAAACAAACTCAAGTCTGTCACATTGTGGACTCACGGAGGTCCGAAAGGCCAACCAATGCATTTTTCTAATGATGTGCTCACACAACTCAGGGATTTACAGTCAAAAAAGGTTTCCTCACCATGTTCAGGGTCACTTTTTTCCATGTAGCCCTTGTAAGACTTCCAccacacaggtttgtttttcgCTTCCTCTGCTTGTTTGAGGTACAGAGTGTAGCTGCGGTACTTCTCGAGCGACTCCAGGTCCGTAACGTCAATGTCTTGATTTGGGAGTGGACCAAGCGGAGGTCTCCGCTTGCAGAGGAATGCTGTCAAGTGGAAAAACATAGTTgtttatatgaaaataatagtgtTTATCACATCGGCTTATTCCTAACGTTAAAAACTATGTTAGAGATTGTAAttcaagttatttcatttcattataatATCAGATGTCTCCAAAAACCAACcacaatatactgtactttgtgtattttcttccaACAATGTTGTTTGAAGCAGAAGTTGAAAACTGACCAGCTAACTTATAGATAAGCTCCATGCAATGTTGAATATTTGACAGTTTTCTTGCACaacaaatgcattgtttttgaCAACGTTCCCTCAAACAAACAGtgtaaagtacatttttaataccAACATGAGATAACCGAATCAGTGCTGACACTATAACGAGTTGAAAGCTGGCTTTAATGCCATGTTCTTATACGACAATCGGCATTTACGACCAAGTTTACGCTTAATTGTTACATTTTGCCTAAGGAGTTTGGTTTTAATATCTTTTCAccaacaggaaagaaaaaccaCATGTAGTCTAACAGAGGTCTGCTTCACTCTGGCGTCAaatgacataaacacactgtaaatgcaaTATTACCGCCGGGATACGAAGTACATGTAATCGAGTAAAGAATAATAGTTAATACTGCTTTTATACCTGTGGTGACAAACGTCCTGGCATTATTGACCCCTAAATCTGTCCCAGATCGCAGAGCAGCGGTACACACTGCGCGCAGCGCCATCTTGGTCTGGTAATCGGTTTTTTTGTCAAGGATACGGTGGCCGAcaggagattttcttttttttaaacagcttgTCTAGAGTATTAATTGCACTTGTCtacatgtcatttttgattTAGAGTTTTGATTCCACTTTATTTCGCTCTGTTTTTGTGAcatacagattcattttgcatggTAAATATGTTATGTTGTTGTGAactatacatatactgtatatcaaaacaaatagagaaaattaattcattaatcgTGTGCAACATCatcctaaaaaaacaacatactgagttattaatataatgatatcattttaataacaaattaataaacagtttatttttttccttgacCTGTTGTGGACAGACTAGAacttcactggcccccaggtcattttgagatATAGGGCCCTGTTGCacatcattttaaagtaaaagtttgtgttttgatatatatatagttcacagcaaaataacacatttatgatgcaaaatgtattcattcatttgcaacCCCAGTTGACATAAGGTGAAAGGCTGGATACGCCCTGGACAAGTCCATCTTAGGGCCACACAGAGgcaaaacaaccattcaactctcatacctatggtcaatttcgaGAGTCCAATTTTCCCTAATCTACATCTTGTTTTCCCGACAACCCGTGAAGGCATCATCGCTCAGCGTTTTGTCGTCATCATCAGGGGAAGCTTCATCTAGCGATATTCACTGTCCACAGTCAGATGCTATGAGCGATTTTATCTGTTAAAAGCGGTAAGAAAACGGCGGtgtcgtgtttgtgttgtgtcattTTGGCGTGTGCGAGAATAAATGTGCGCTATTACGCAGTGGAACCGCTGTCCCGCTTTAACGTGGTGACCATTATTTGTCCCCAGGAGACCTAGCTAACATGGACTGACCTGACTGTAGGCTAACGCTTAGCCGCTAACGTCACATTCAGACTGAGCCttgctattattatttattcatattattagtGTGCTTTGTCAATGTTTAGTCCCATCTTTACAAAAAATAGAGTCAATTTAATGAGCCGTTCCTTTATATAAATGAAACATGTCAGTGTCAAAGACACTATGTATGACATTAACACAAAAATATAGAGATTTTTGAgctgttaaagggacagttcgtGATTTTTCTTTCTAGGTATGGGTTTGTATGTGGGGATATAGGAATTTGATTTGACTTTAATTCAGTGTCAtccattaaaatgtacagtacatttataaACCTCAACACTCACAACGGGAAAGTCACAGATGTATTATCTATTTTTTTCCTAACTGGTAACATAATTTTCCAAATGTACTTCATGTTACATTGAAGATATTTAACTAGCAATAGACAGCAAtgaccccctggtggctatgcAATATATTCTTACTTGCAAGTTGGAATCAACTAGCAAACCACACCAACTTTTTAAGGACATCTATtttcaatattcactgtgttATGGTTTGAAATTGTGATGTGTCACTGCATTTAAACTACTGCAGTATATCCTAATGCAgagatgaaaacataaatatagaaaaattTTTCCTTACAtgtatgtattacattttttaacctGGCATAGAACACAAAAATGCAGCTAATGCATGAGTATATATTTGTAATTATGAATGTAATAAAGAATAACAAACTATACTACACTGTTGATTAAACACAATCATATTACACTTACACTATTACACTATTCTGGCatggtaaatgttttttttaacgtcaATTTGGCCTTTTTCTCTCTGAAAAACacctaaactatccctttaatgaaCAGGATATGATAACCTGATGTGTTGATAAGCCCATATATCCTCACAGtctccctcccccccctcaGAATTGTCTGGTCTTTCTTCAGAGATGGACTCCCAGAATTCTAACCTGATGTGTATCATATGTCTGGATCGTTTCCGGATCCCTGTGACCATCCCCTGCGGACACACCTTCTGTCAAAAGTGCATCACCACTCACTGGGACACCAAGAGCAAGGCGGACATCGGACCTCATTGCCCCATCTGCAACCAGGCGTTCGAAAGCAGGCCCGTCCTCAAGCGAAACGTGTCCCTGTCCGTCCTGACGGAGGCCGCGAACAGCGGTGGCCACCCCTGTAGAGAGTCGCTCATGAGGGGTGAGGTGGCCAGAGCCATGCTGCTGTGCGATCGTCATAAAAAGCCCCTGGTGTATTACTGCAGACAGGACAGGATGTCGGTGTGCTGCGAGTGTGGGATCTCTGAATGCGAGGCCCATGACAAAGTCCTGTTAGAGGCCGAGAGGGAAAATCAAGAGGTGTAGTATCAGAATTGCTGTCCACTTTTGTGAAGTTTAGATTTTCTTAAGTCTGAACTGAATTCTTTAttctattttactgtttttgttttgtgtctgatttttattttacctctgTCTGTTTCTTCTCTTACTCACTTTCAGTTTAATTGATTGTctttacagctgctgctggagaggAAGAGTAAAGAGGTTGGAAAACTCATCGAAGAAACGCAGAAGAGGATAAATGACTTAGCTGAGAATATCAGTCAAGCAAAGGTATGTTTCAGCTactctcacaatcacaaaaGGTGACTTTCCATCTGCACGTTTTCCTGCACATTTTCGATTTCAAGCATAAAACATGTGAATGGAAAcagagatcatttaaaaaaaagtttttaccCTTGAAGGAAGTGTAAAAGTTTCTTGGTTGGTTTTTCACCAACAGGTGACTCTTCAACAGACTTCAACCTGGGTCAGCGTCAAGTTCGAGTCCCTGATAAAGGTTCTGGCCGAGAAACAGGAAGCCACACAGCTTTTCATCGACGAGCAGAAAGAGGGCGCCATCACTGAGGCGGAAGCACGACTGGCTGAGCTGGAGGAGAACGCACAGAGACTCCAAGAGAGCCAAGACCAGATTGCTGGTCTGCATAAACTCTCCGATACTGAGCTCATCAAGGTTTGACCCTAAATGACTTTACCTTTCATTAGACACAAATAGAGCAATCTTTACTATATCAGTTTACGTCCCAGCTTTACTTTGTGACTTTGACTGATACGTGTCTCTGCACAGGAATCAATGCTCGTAGAGGTTCCACGTTTTAAGGAAATTCCCATAGACGTAGCTCCTAACCTTCAGGATCGGTTAAGTGGCGTCACCGAAATCCTGTCCCGTGTCTCCAAGCTGGTGTCGGAGGACCTGGAGCGAgctgtgagcacagctgtgGGTCAGGACAAAGATGGTAACTTGCCTTCAGAGAGAGAGTTAGCCTGAATTTAACCACAGTTGCTTCCATACTCCACCTTCCCTCTGTTCTTATCATGGTCTCTGGTTTCAAGGTTCCCCTCAGGACAAGAGGCCGATCGGAGCTGTGGTTCCCAGTCCAGCTGCTCCGTGCCACCCTGCTGGTAAAGAAGGCCTCAGCGCTTGTgagtctttatttgttttaccttttttaacCCATTGACAAAAGGACAGTAGTGACATAACACATTAAATCTGTAGTGTGTcgcttttaaatcaaaacaaatctcaCTAAGATTCAAAGCATTGTTAAATTAGTTCCCCCCCCGGTGACATTTCCATACCGCACAATAAGGAAGTGATTGTTTTACGCCATAAAGGAAAAGCAacgtgctagtaaagtgagatgactGGCCGtgactgaaaatacaaataagatCCTACAAAGAGTTTAAGAAGTTATTTCTCCGTAGTTAGCTGTAGGAAACATGACTTGGATAAGAGGTGAAACATCTGACAGTTTTGCTTTTTCAGAAACGAACAAATAATGTTGATGCATCGTTTCTGTTCGAGAAACTGAGAcgaaataataacatcaacaaaaaaaaatcaccactgcacctttaatgaCACACAGCTCTCTGCTTTATTGTCTTCACAGACCGATGCTCTCTCACCTTCGACCCTCGTACGGCCAACGgacacctgtctctgtctcaggaGAACCGGAGGGCGGAGCACCTGACTTCCGGACCACGACCCGTCCCGGCTCACGAAGCCCGCTTCGATCACACCTGGCAGGTTCTCTGCTTTCAGGGCTTCACGCATGGGCGGCACTACTGGGAGC
It contains:
- the LOC122761443 gene encoding polysialoglycoprotein-like isoform X1; the encoded protein is MAAVGALLVCVLSIWIFEGSCLPLGGTTELHGNGVNMKMEEQFTNDIDIKKALGLFQSMEAMLMDSAKEVLLETNEVEVLVGRPITAHMARLDDAEVGSNETALSDYQAGSDNPTNKTALSCQQAGSDNPISVTALSDQQAGGDKNETALSDQQAGSDNPTNVTALSDQQAGGDNPTNETALSDQQAGGNNSTSSGWPKQSGKEVVGKATQEIEDDSAVVRKSRDTSDLGILGVTHLHPHQSHS
- the trim65 gene encoding tripartite motif-containing protein 65 produces the protein MDSQNSNLMCIICLDRFRIPVTIPCGHTFCQKCITTHWDTKSKADIGPHCPICNQAFESRPVLKRNVSLSVLTEAANSGGHPCRESLMRGEVARAMLLCDRHKKPLVYYCRQDRMSVCCECGISECEAHDKVLLEAERENQELLLERKSKEVGKLIEETQKRINDLAENISQAKVTLQQTSTWVSVKFESLIKVLAEKQEATQLFIDEQKEGAITEAEARLAELEENAQRLQESQDQIAGLHKLSDTELIKESMLVEVPRFKEIPIDVAPNLQDRLSGVTEILSRVSKLVSEDLERAVSTAVGQDKDGSPQDKRPIGAVVPSPAAPCHPAGKEGLSAYRCSLTFDPRTANGHLSLSQENRRAEHLTSGPRPVPAHEARFDHTWQVLCFQGFTHGRHYWELEVSKPWAYLGVTYEALPRKEKGKQCMVGMNELSWSLQLDEHQLNAWHNGRRETLTGHSQHRRIGMLLDYEAGTLTYYGDGQTRLHAFHCAFSHELFPACWIGEGVSITLCSA
- the mrpl38 gene encoding 39S ribosomal protein L38, mitochondrial codes for the protein MALRAVCTAALRSGTDLGVNNARTFVTTAFLCKRRPPLGPLPNQDIDVTDLESLEKYRSYTLYLKQAEEAKNKPVWWKSYKGYMEKSDPEHGVEKVDIGFPYIRPSRTKELRERKQVIKDNKKNAELERAQRLRTFKIPLDRVQETWMKISGPYQIKRLAEHYGVFTDLFPMAYFIPQVSLHISYSQDTSGQVHHGNRLTPTEAASAPQITFDAEEGSLWTLMLTCPDEHLVDNEAEYIHWLVGNIPGGAVQAGEELCHYLPPFPAKGTGFHRYVYVLFKQEALINFQQDVRPSPCHSLADRTFKTMDFYRKHQDNLTPAGLAFFQCQWDESVTNTFHNTLNMREPVFEFIRPPVYHPPQVKYPHNQPLRYLDRYRDGKPHTFGIY
- the LOC122761443 gene encoding polysialoglycoprotein-like isoform X2 — its product is MAAVGALLVCVLSIWIFEGSCLPLGGTTELHGNGVNMKMEEQFTNDIDIKKALGLFQSMEAMLMDSAKEVLLETNEVEVLVGRPITAHMARLDDAEVGSNETALSDYQAGSDNPTNKTALSCQQAGSDNPISVTALSDQQAGGDKNVTALSDQQAGSDNPTNVTALSDQQAGGDNPTNETALSDQQAGGNNSTSSGWPKQSGKEVVGKATQEIEDDSAVVRKSRDTSDLGILGVTHLHPHQSHS
- the LOC122761443 gene encoding polysialoglycoprotein-like isoform X3, which codes for MAAVGALLVCVLSIWIFEGSCLPLGGTTELHGNGVNMKMEEQFTNDIDIKKALGLFQSMEAMLMDSAKEVLLETNEVEVLVGRPITAHMARLDDAEVGSNETALSDYQAGSDNPTNKTALSCQQAGSDNPISVTALSDQQAGGDKNVTALSDQQAGGDKNVTALSDQQAGGDNPTNETALSDQQAGGNNSTSSGWPKQSGKEVVGKATQEIEDDSAVVRKSRDTSDLGILGVTHLHPHQSHS
- the LOC122761443 gene encoding polysialoglycoprotein-like isoform X4, which codes for MAAVGALLVCVLSIWIFEGSCLPLGGTTELHGNGVNMKMEEQFTNDIDIKKALGLFQSMEAMLMDSAKEVLLETNEVEVLVGRPITAHMARLDDAEVGSNETALSDYQAGSDNPTNKTALSCQQAGSDNPISVTALSDQQAGSDNPTNVTALSDQQAGGDNPTNETALSDQQAGGNNSTSSGWPKQSGKEVVGKATQEIEDDSAVVRKSRDTSDLGILGVTHLHPHQSHS